In the Shewanella sp. OMA3-2 genome, one interval contains:
- a CDS encoding DUF342 domain-containing protein: MLEPSVAVFNAEKSKVELRLIPNTHGPISAEDIAQLLKQPNFAMLFPITPAIDKAVNEVNALCGQKPGNHELFFTIAERKDGAISISISDDKMQASMKLTSAWGGKDIVLADVLNNLKNHQIKMGLSKPKIMALLQRLEILPPGEFCEGEIAIGKAPINGVHAVLTRKVPLARERLLQPQEREDGTVDMRNLGALITVKPNDVLMIKQPATSGTAGYNVHGDTLNQTPGKDKLMIPGNGTALHPNDPNKLIATVAGQPVENKTGMQVDDVLQITNVDVKYGHVNFKGSILITGDVQEGMQVKSSGDITVMGFVDSASLDAGGDVIVSKGIIGRLIKDHELSTKIHAQGQICAQFVQYSNLTAEGDILVTKQLLHSHSHSGNTITVSDPQGRRGDLVGGKATAAKGIRAIAFGATAGTKTELFCAMHQQVLKQTLKALDESAKQLVVAGLDIEARLRKLPPKKDWQNDAGMIEQVKMMLEQKNLIAAERLKEELEVEQVKNEVEGYYDRYFIRAEKYIFANVELHIGNAQNRTQREHGPSTVKNINAEISFDYSR; the protein is encoded by the coding sequence ATGTTAGAGCCTTCTGTTGCAGTATTTAATGCTGAAAAATCTAAAGTAGAATTGCGGCTTATCCCTAATACCCACGGGCCCATTTCTGCTGAAGATATTGCTCAGCTTCTTAAACAACCTAATTTTGCCATGTTGTTTCCTATCACCCCTGCTATAGACAAAGCCGTTAATGAAGTGAATGCGCTATGCGGACAAAAGCCAGGCAATCACGAACTATTCTTCACCATAGCAGAACGTAAAGATGGTGCTATTAGCATCAGCATTAGTGACGATAAAATGCAGGCATCAATGAAACTCACTTCCGCTTGGGGTGGCAAAGACATTGTATTAGCCGATGTACTCAACAACCTTAAAAACCATCAAATAAAAATGGGCTTAAGTAAGCCTAAAATTATGGCGTTATTACAAAGATTAGAGATTTTACCACCGGGTGAATTTTGCGAAGGCGAAATAGCCATAGGTAAAGCACCAATCAATGGCGTTCATGCAGTATTAACCCGCAAAGTACCACTCGCGCGCGAACGCTTATTACAACCACAAGAGCGCGAAGACGGTACAGTGGACATGCGAAACTTAGGCGCATTAATCACTGTAAAGCCTAACGATGTATTAATGATAAAACAGCCTGCAACCTCAGGTACAGCTGGCTATAATGTCCATGGTGATACATTAAATCAAACACCGGGTAAAGATAAGTTAATGATACCGGGTAACGGTACAGCCCTGCATCCTAACGACCCAAATAAACTTATCGCCACAGTCGCAGGCCAACCGGTCGAAAATAAAACAGGCATGCAGGTTGATGATGTATTACAGATTACCAATGTCGATGTAAAATACGGTCATGTTAACTTTAAAGGCAGTATATTAATTACCGGTGATGTCCAGGAAGGCATGCAGGTAAAATCCAGTGGCGATATTACGGTAATGGGGTTTGTTGACTCTGCCAGCCTTGACGCAGGCGGGGATGTTATCGTTAGCAAAGGCATTATTGGTCGGTTAATTAAAGATCATGAGCTCAGCACTAAAATTCATGCTCAAGGGCAAATTTGTGCTCAATTCGTTCAATATTCAAATCTTACTGCCGAAGGTGATATATTGGTCACTAAGCAGTTACTGCATAGTCATTCTCATTCCGGTAATACAATAACAGTCAGTGATCCACAAGGTCGACGAGGTGATCTTGTTGGTGGTAAAGCCACTGCCGCGAAAGGGATACGTGCTATTGCATTTGGCGCAACAGCAGGAACCAAAACTGAACTGTTTTGTGCTATGCATCAGCAAGTGTTAAAGCAGACTTTAAAAGCGCTGGACGAAAGTGCCAAACAGCTTGTGGTGGCAGGTCTGGATATTGAAGCCAGATTACGCAAACTTCCACCCAAAAAAGACTGGCAAAACGATGCAGGCATGATTGAACAAGTCAAAATGATGCTAGAGCAAAAAAACCTTATTGCCGCAGAACGTTTAAAAGAAGAGCTAGAGGTTGAGCAAGTTAAAAATGAAGTAGAAGGTTATTATGACCGGTATTTCATTCGAGCTGAGAAGTACATTTTTGCCAATGTTGAATTACATATAGGTAATGCTCAAAATCGTACCCAGCGTGAGCATGGACCAAGTACGGTCAAGAATATTAATGCAGAAATCAGCTTTGATTATAGTCGCTAG
- a CDS encoding DUF4144 domain-containing protein, with amino-acid sequence MLLDQHNDLVYLANHCAWQDYFDHEAANLVAEDKLIDSTGQCLLISQSIKQGKLTLTTPISLEQFVAIVQRFAQLQGHCCSSKLNFSNFQQGFAIIDQLD; translated from the coding sequence GTGTTGCTAGATCAACACAATGACCTCGTCTATCTTGCCAATCACTGTGCTTGGCAAGATTATTTTGATCATGAAGCCGCTAATCTGGTCGCTGAAGATAAACTGATTGATAGCACGGGACAATGCTTATTAATTAGCCAGTCTATTAAGCAGGGGAAATTAACACTTACTACACCAATCAGCCTTGAGCAATTTGTTGCTATAGTACAGCGATTCGCGCAATTACAAGGGCATTGTTGCAGCAGTAAATTAAACTTCTCAAACTTTCAACAAGGTTTTGCGATAATTGATCAGCTAGATTGA
- a CDS encoding alkaline phosphatase, which translates to MANSSQNISQSRPKNIIVMIGDGMGPAYTSAYRYYKDNPETEEVEQTVFDRLLVGMASTYPATISGYVTDSAASATALSTGVKSYNGAISVDVEKRPLATLLQQAKALGLSTGVAVSSQVNHATPAAFLTHNESRKNYIEIAQSYLDTDADVILGGGQRYFSDELLSQFTAKGYQHITEFSQLDTLTSPKVLGLFADVQLPWVIDTKQANHLGVLTHKSLELLSQNPNGFVLLIEGSLIDWAGHSNDIATAMAEMDGFAHSIEIVEQFVRQQKDTLMIVTADHNTGGLSIGANDIYVWKPAVLHKVKASPDVIAAQAIAAQKWQKIVTKRLGFEPSSQEFTLLANARMQGNEAMAISLRKLIDVYSNTGWTTLGHTGDDVQVFASGPGAKLFSGHQDNTDIANKIFSLLPSSAQ; encoded by the coding sequence ATGGCAAATAGCAGTCAAAACATCTCACAATCACGCCCTAAAAATATCATTGTAATGATTGGTGACGGCATGGGTCCTGCTTATACATCTGCCTATCGTTATTATAAAGACAACCCTGAAACTGAGGAAGTTGAACAAACGGTATTTGATAGACTACTAGTAGGCATGGCAAGTACTTATCCCGCAACCATAAGTGGTTATGTCACTGATTCAGCCGCTTCAGCAACAGCTTTATCAACCGGTGTCAAAAGTTATAACGGTGCTATCAGTGTTGATGTAGAGAAAAGACCTTTAGCCACTTTACTCCAGCAAGCTAAAGCACTGGGTTTATCTACCGGTGTTGCCGTTAGCTCACAAGTTAACCATGCCACACCAGCAGCCTTTTTAACCCATAATGAAAGCCGTAAAAACTATATTGAAATAGCACAAAGCTACCTTGATACAGACGCGGATGTCATTTTGGGTGGCGGGCAACGCTACTTTTCAGACGAGCTACTTAGCCAGTTCACGGCTAAAGGTTATCAGCACATTACTGAATTTAGTCAATTAGATACTCTTACCTCACCTAAGGTATTAGGCTTATTTGCGGATGTTCAATTGCCTTGGGTTATTGATACTAAGCAAGCAAACCATTTAGGAGTGCTGACACACAAATCACTTGAATTACTGTCGCAAAACCCAAATGGTTTTGTGTTATTAATCGAAGGCAGTTTGATTGATTGGGCTGGGCACAGCAACGATATCGCCACCGCGATGGCGGAAATGGATGGTTTTGCCCACAGTATTGAAATTGTTGAGCAATTTGTTCGCCAACAAAAAGATACCTTAATGATAGTTACTGCTGATCATAATACTGGCGGGCTTTCTATTGGCGCTAATGATATTTATGTATGGAAACCAGCAGTACTACACAAGGTGAAAGCCAGTCCTGATGTCATTGCTGCGCAGGCTATTGCCGCACAAAAATGGCAAAAAATTGTCACTAAACGACTAGGTTTTGAGCCCAGCTCTCAAGAGTTTACCTTGCTAGCGAACGCTCGCATGCAAGGCAATGAAGCCATGGCCATATCACTGCGTAAGTTAATTGATGTATATTCGAATACCGGTTGGACAACCCTTGGCCATACAGGTGATGACGTACAAGTTTTTGCCTCAGGCCCTGGTGCGAAACTGTTTTCTGGTCATCAAGATAATACTGATATTGCCAATAAAATATTCAGCTTATTACCAAGTTCAGCTCAGTAA
- the gshB gene encoding glutathione synthase, which translates to MIKLGIVMDPISDINIKKDSSFAMLLAAQSRGYKLFYLEMKDLAMVNGKAMGNMRSLTVINDAAKWFELGEAIDTPLADLDVILMRKDPPFDTEFIYATYMLERAEEEGTLIVNKPQSLRDANEKLFTAWFSEFTPETVVTRDAQRIRAFHQQKSDIIIKPLDGMGGSSIFRIKKDDPNIGVIIETLTNYGQQYAMAQAFIPEITLGDKRILVVDGEPVPYSLARIPMKGETRGNLAAGGRGVAQPLSESDWKIARAIGPELKRRGLIFVGLDVIGDKLTEINVTSPTCIREIEAAFDVDITGMLMDAIEARVNLAQ; encoded by the coding sequence ATGATCAAACTCGGCATCGTGATGGACCCCATTAGCGACATTAATATTAAAAAAGATTCAAGTTTTGCCATGCTACTTGCAGCGCAATCTCGTGGCTATAAGTTGTTCTATTTAGAAATGAAAGATCTAGCTATGGTAAACGGTAAAGCAATGGGTAATATGCGCTCACTGACCGTTATCAATGATGCCGCAAAATGGTTTGAATTAGGCGAAGCAATTGATACACCTTTAGCTGATTTAGACGTTATTTTAATGCGTAAAGACCCGCCATTTGATACCGAATTTATCTACGCTACGTACATGCTTGAACGTGCTGAAGAAGAAGGCACATTAATCGTCAATAAGCCGCAAAGTTTACGTGATGCGAATGAAAAACTGTTTACCGCATGGTTCTCTGAATTTACCCCAGAAACGGTTGTTACCCGTGATGCTCAACGTATTCGTGCGTTCCACCAGCAAAAGTCAGATATCATTATAAAACCGTTAGACGGCATGGGTGGTAGCTCAATTTTTAGGATCAAAAAAGATGATCCTAATATTGGAGTCATTATTGAAACCTTAACCAACTACGGCCAGCAATATGCAATGGCACAGGCGTTCATTCCAGAGATCACCTTAGGCGACAAACGTATTTTAGTTGTCGATGGCGAGCCAGTACCCTATTCATTAGCCCGTATTCCGATGAAAGGTGAAACCCGCGGCAATTTAGCTGCAGGCGGACGCGGTGTAGCCCAGCCATTATCTGAAAGTGATTGGAAAATTGCCCGCGCTATCGGCCCAGAGTTAAAAAGACGTGGCTTAATTTTTGTCGGTTTAGATGTAATTGGTGATAAACTCACCGAAATTAACGTCACTAGCCCAACGTGTATCCGTGAAATTGAAGCGGCATTTGACGTTGATATTACAGGGATGTTGATGGATGCCATCGAGGCACGTGTTAACCTAGCTCAATAA